In a genomic window of Styela clava chromosome 11, kaStyClav1.hap1.2, whole genome shotgun sequence:
- the LOC120347211 gene encoding uncharacterized protein LOC120347211 has protein sequence MADNETTYAQVNKTAKSPTKKSSEASLVNEGGMKKNFRRIDLIATVQQLVKNSKYNRALELINELLTQQTEGWDRLHTLLMKIECEIQSGRRGIKNDIELVTESMLILRPTTSDVMDIAQDYATSKNEMRSIALYMAGIELCKINLSGDAAVRGIKSCIKHITGIVNSAAKADPSILIVIKESIIPLLLDGVKTMDQIHGVSPNAITEQKARCMFNAGICYRVVGDDELALKSHENAVQLMQLEFKDEAVHYQVYGRSIAGMGHSHRNLKKVEKAKELYQTALIALNHATDWTSEEQKDKETSILEKLLN, from the exons ATGGCAGATAATGAGACAACATATGCACAAGTGAATAAAACAGCTAAGAGTCCAACAAAAAAATCTTCTGAGGCATCTTTGGTAAATGAAGGCGGAATGAAGAAGAATTTCAGGCGAATTGATCTCATAG CCACTGTCCAGCAATTAGTTAAAAACTCAAAATACAACCGAGCACTTGAATTGATTAACGAACTTCTTACGCAACAAACAGAAGGATGGGATCGGCTCCACACTCTCCTAATGAAGATAGAATGCGAG aTTCAATCAGGAAGACGTGGCATAAAGAATGATATCGAATTAGTCACAGAATCAATGCTGATTTTGCGTCCAACCACATCAGATGTAATGGACATAGCGCAGGATTATGCCACTTCCAAAAATGAAATGAGGAGCATTGCTTTATATATGGCTGGTATTGAGCTTTGCAAAATTAACCTATCCGGAGATGCAGCTGTCAGAGGTATTAAATCGTGCATCAAACACATAACAGGGATTGTAAACAGCGCAGCGAAAGCGGATCCAAGCATACTGATTGTGATAAAAG AATCCATAATACCTTTACTGCTGGATGGGGTGAAAACCATGGACCAGATACATGGTGTTAGTCCGAATGCGATAACTGAGCAGAAAGCCAGGTGTATGTTCAACGCAGGAATTTGCTACAGAGTGGTCGGGGACGACGAGCTTGCTTTGAAGTCACATGAAAATGCTGTCCAATTGATGCAATTGGAATTTAAGGACGAAGCAGTGCATTATCAA GTATATGGTCGCAGTATAGCCGGAATGGGCCATTCTCATCGAaacttgaaaaaggttgagaaggCAAAAGAACTTTACCAAACAGCATTAATCGCTCTGAATCACGCTACCGACTGGACGAGTGAGGAGCAAAAAGATAAGGAAACCAGTATACTAGAGAAATTATTGAACTAA